The genomic stretch CCTCCTTAATTGAAGCTTTCTTTCGCCAAGGAAATCAATCGATATGGTGTCTCCCCGCACCCCCCCAAAATGGACATTGGGGCATGCAAGCGTAGCTACCATTCCCGGAACAGCGAAGAAAGCCCCTGCGAAATAGGGTAATAAATTACGGATAGCCGACAGAAGGCCAGCAAGGAGGGGGATATCAGAAGAAGGGAATACCCTACCCGAAAGATTGGGAATCCCAAGCGATCTGCAAAGACTTGGCCCCCACATGAATTCGTGGCTATGCCATCCATAGATCCATAGCTGTCTGTCGCATTCCTCTCCCCCTAGTCGATGTACCCCGTCGTGCCATTCGGGGAGGGCCGTGTGAAGTGGAAAGCCCCAGTTAGATGGAACAGTTGACCTTGTCCACGGCGCGGCTTTCGCGGCGTGCAATAAAAATACACGGAGGCCAAAGAAGGCACAcaaaaggggggaggggtgtggTGCTGCCAGTCAATGGAGTGTATGAGACGCTGCAAGACAATGCTATTAAATTAGACCAATTACCGCGAAAGGgtggaaaggggggggggggggggatgaataatacaacaaacagcagcatGAAACTGAAACCAGAAACTGACAGCCGAAGCGacagaaacagcaaacagaaaacagcgAAGCGAAGTGGATCGACCAGCCACACGCGATAATAACCGCGGCCCATAACTCATCGAAGCGGCGAAAAACGCGCGGGGGGTGGTAAAGTAGTGGCCCCTTTTCGGACCCAAACCCATATGCCCCGGCCTCGTGTAGGGTATCAGGGTGTCGGTCAGTTTCATTCGTTTCGTTGgcccaaagccaaaacaaaaacggaaaACCCGAAAGTGAAAGTGgggtctctttctctctcgtaAATCACTTTCCAGTCCATCGTGGGTTGGTAGGggaggagaggggaggggaggggagggacaggtgcaacgtgcaacatcTAGAGTGTGGAATAGGGAAGGGAAGGGCTGAGGAGAAGGAAGGACTCACTCACATGATCTATATGGATTGCGAATACTTGAatcttttcggtttttggaTGCGAACTTGGGGAGGTCTTGACCATCGAAGGCGGGAATTGTCTGACGTTGCCTGGCCAACTCCCGGAAGCGGGACAGGCCGAGGGATTGGGAGTGCTTACCCAGGTGGATTCCCTCATCGGAGTCATCGGtggcgccgccgccgccgccgcccagtCCCAGGGCGAGTCGCGTGTCCGTGTTGAGGGTGAAGTAGCAGAGGGCGATGAGGAAGATAAGGGCCCCCCCAAAGAGGCCTGCTGTCCGCAGGCAGCGGCGCCTGCTCCCGACGACGCCACTGGAGCCGCGAAGGAGGGCCATGGGGGGTGGCAGGGAATGGGTTGCCAGAAACGGTATACGGGGTGCGGCCCCCTTGGGGCGCCGCTGCTGTCGCTGGcggtgctgctgttgatgcctCTCgatgtcctcctcctcgtcgtcgtcggacGATGTCAGTGGCTGGTCGAGTGCCGCGTAATAGGCACTTGGCATTATGCGGCTCGGGGCACGGTTCTCCGCGGATGGGGCTCAGATTCAGGTGCGGTTTCAGGCGTCAGCTGCTGCAGATCTGGGGCTGGCAgtggcgttgttgctgctgcatcccCGGACCCCACGACGACGCAGACGACGACTGTGATGCAGAGGGCGACAGAGGTGGCAGCGCGGGGCTGCGTTTGCCATTTGTGGGGTGGAGGGGAGGACCAGAAGCCgtcctcctccctctctccgctcctctcctctctcctccctTCTGTTATACAATTCCGAGAACAGAACGAAAGACccgaaaattatgcaaattccaAGCACATTTGGCGGCcgctctgctttgctctgctgtgctctctTTTCCTGTTCTTTTCAGTTATTGTTAtttctgtttcttcttctgggtttctgtgtttttgtggctgtCACACACGCGGGGGCACAGGGCGGCAGCGGTGGGTCtataaaaaaccaaatcaaaataTTCGCCAGAGCCACAGAATCGACGAACGAACACGCGAAGACGCCGCCGCTAGCTTTGACAAAAAATCTGAATAATCGGAATAAACTTTTGcaccgcctgctgcctcgctcgctcgctctctctcccgtgttgcttttgttgttttgctctctcgctctctctaccCTTTGTTGTTCGAATGCTTTCTAGGTGCATGCGAGCGCAGGGTATAACGAGGTTAGGTTCGGGCAAGTGCCGCTAGGGGTCCATAAAAGTGGTTCATTGGATGCTAGCAATGTATGTCCCTTACCTGTGGAACACCTTTGCATAGGTTTACCTTACCTAACCTTATAAAGCTTGTACCTTGGCTCTCTTTTCAACCACCGCCACAGCTGGCCCAGGGTTGTATTGAATAGTAGCAGACACTATTTTGGGTTCGGATCTTGGCTAAATTTCAAATTGGAAATCCAAGGGTAAAGCGGGAAAGTATTTTTCAAAAGCGAAAGGAAAGGAACCCTAAATCTTGCGATTGAAATGTGTTCCCTTTAAACGGTAGCAACAGCTGTCTAGCCAGAGAAACCCGAAACACTCGTAGACGCCATGACCAATCCGTACACATTGTATCTTATCTAATCTACACATTTAATCGCTGCAATTGTCTGGATGATTACGAGGCTCTTTGGGCCTTTTACTGATATTTGACTTGGCTACCATTTCGCAATATTCTGTATTTCTTTCCCCGAATCCCACGGAACCACTGAATGAAAGCGAATGATTTACAAACGGATAGAACGGGTGTTACATTTATTTCTTATAAAGTTTTTACGCTTGCGGGCTGTGGGGCGGTACAAATGTGTTTACAATTCgtttagtgtgtgtgtgtgtgtgtgtgtgtgttctttgaTTGTTAATTAAGCAAATGTTTAAACGATTAAAAGCCACTAGTATCTCACTGTTTTGATTGCTGCACTCTTTCGGTAGCTGCACTGCAGCTCCCTTTGAGGGGGGGAAATCGATTGGcggacaaacaaacaacactCCTTGATCCTGATCGCTCCCGATCCTCCCTGCACTTATGGAATAATTAACTAAATGTTTTATGTAGAACTCGTAGCGGTGTGGCGGTCCATTCCGGATCCATCCTAGATGTTGGCCTTGATGACATCCTCCAGCCGCTGGGCATTGGCCCCAGCGAACTCCTCCACCTTGTTGGTGTTCTTGATGAACACAAACGTGGGCATGCTGCAGATGTTGTAGTCCATGGCAATATCCTCGGATTCATCGACATCGACCTGCggagacagacacagatacgGTTACAGATTGATAGATATGTATGGGCTCTCCAGAGCAGTGGATTCTCACCTTGAGGATGACAATGTTGTCGGCGTACTGCGTGGCCAGCTCCGCCAGCTTGGGGGCGATCATCTTGCAGGGGCCGCACCAGGTGGCATAGAAGTCCAGGACCACCAGCTTGCTTCccgcctgctgcagctgggcATCGAGGTCGGCCTGGGGGAgggatacagagagagagagatggagtgGTTatcatgtgtgcgtgtgcctttTCCATCCCCGATTGACCCACTTTTCCCCCCGTCTCTCGTCGCCCGTGGATCCACCGTAGCTCCCAGCACTCCCTCTCCTTATCGCTGACATGTGCGCGATAAGggcgctgctgttgcctgGCAACCCCAAAACTCGCCAGTCCCCCCACAATCCCCTTCCTCTGCCTTTTCCCATAGGTGCTAATCAGATGTTAATGAGTTTCCAGTCCGCTGTTCTATATATTCGATCCGATCTGTATCCCATGGCACGGCGCACAGTTTTCCATTTGATTGAAATGTTTTCTGGCCAAGACCCCAATGAATATGCCACAAGAATCGTTTCTAAATAATAAACGAGTGGGGCATGCACTTATAAATTCCAAATGAATGGGAGCACCCCTCCAGCGACACGAACAGAAGAGTGAAatgcaatgaaatgaaattagaGGTTGGTTGTTGGGTGTTTtgtgttggttgttggttgttggggCCCCGCCTCTGTCACGTTTTCCGCGGCGGTGACCTCTAATTAATTTGCTGGTATGTGCGATGGTAATCGCAGAAACAGAGTCAAAGAAATGGCTCTAATGGAATTACTGTGGGCATGGGGCAGGTGGCATTGGGCCTGTGGCATTCGGCAGGTGGGGAATGACTCCCCAGGGGGGTGGTGGAATGGGAATCCGGCTTTCGGTGGAGAATTAACATAAACGGAACAAGTTCTGGGAAACGCGTTCCAAGATGAGTAAGAGATCCATCCAGAGATGAGCTCTATTCTATAGATGATTCACTCCATGATCAAATCACTTTGAATGGATTCAATTATAATGTCGAAATTGTGTTTAGGAATGTTCCAGCAAGTGGTTTCTTCCGATAAGCCGGAACATGGGTAGACCACAAATGGAACAACGGACGGGGTTGGGGGGTCAATGGTTAGGAGGTGGCCTGTGCTTgtacattaaatatttacttgAGTGGAGGAAATCCACACTGTACTCTAGAGAACGCGAAATATTCACTCTCTGACGCAATATTTGGTATTTCATTTGTATTTACGAGAGGGGCACGGGAGGGGGAATGGCAATGAGATGTGCAGGGCAATCATTCAACCGGTTTCCACCCCTTTCCGAGGGGACGCTCtgcgtctccatctccgtctccgtcgctgctgctgtcgctgaaTGGCGCGTAAAAAACAGTACACCCTGTACAGTAGTATTCGTAACCCCCAGAATTAGGCCCCGAGACCCGATAGCGATTTATTGCTAGCTCATGCTCTGAATACACTCGCATTCACATATTCATGTGGACTATATCTGTGGAGGAGATTAGTCAATAATAATTCCGAATGAAAGACCATTAAATTCCACTTTCTCATGACATTTTGGCCAGACCACAGACGGAATGGTCATCTTTGAGAGATGATATCATAACCTTCTCTtcgctctgtttctctctgtctctctctctgcttctcTATGCTATTCTCATACTGGTTTTTGGCTTTCTTTCTTGATTGTTTTCGCTGTTGGCTGTTTCCCTCTCCCCTGACATTCGTTGGGGCCGCCAAAGCGACAACAACACTGCCTGAgggccacagacacagccacctCCATCGGCCCCCCTTCCCCACTAAATTCGTCGTAAGCGAACGTATGGCAAAAGCGtggagaatgaaatgaaacgaagaAATAGAAAGAggaattccaattccaatttcatttccatttgcatttattttacTATGGCACGGGGAGGAAGGCTATTAATTGGGGATATTCCACACAGCACACAATTGAAGCCGGAACTTGTCGCCCCCAGACTATTCACGATTTATTCACAGATGATTCACTCACCTTGTCTTTCACTTGGTAAACCATTATGTAGCTCGGAAGGTTGGAGGTTGTGTTGTGTTGCGGTGGAGCCGGCGGtagaaaatgtacaaaaagtTACTTAATTAGcagcagtggagtggagcagaggagcagagcagagcagagagagcacTCTTCGCCACGACGCAAGCTCGTTTCGGTGTTGGAATTCGAATGAATGATGCCGAATCGAATGCCCAGCGCTGTTAAATGTAATCTTTGCTGTTAGCAAGCTGTTGGCTGGCGCCCCTAGCCGCGGCCATTTCTTGAAGTTCTTCGTTAACAGTGCTCTGTTAGCATACCTTTAAGCTCAAAGTAGATTCGAGTTGGAGCGAGAGGGCTCATTTTCGCGTTTCATGTATGAGTTTTGAGTTTTTCGAGAGCTTTCATGTTAACGTAACATGTGCTGTGTTTAACATTGCCTGAACAGCGGTTCTTCTAACATGCTGTTAGCTTACATTACTGCATTCAGCCACAGGGTATAACAGCTAACGAGGTGCTAACGCCCCTACTCTCCAGAGGGCGCTGCCTGTAACGGAAATTCAAACAGCGTAGAGAATCAACacatatttcataatttattttaaaagaaaacaattctTTAACACTACAAATACGTTTTTGGAAATTAAGATTTCGCCACTAATCACTATcactaaactaaactaaacgcTACTAGCTAGTGAGTGATTCCTCCCTCCCTTTAAGTACATATCTGTCAATGGGCCGCatgtgtggcagctgctgccgctgaatGGTGCaaatggtgatgatgatggtggtggtaCGTGAGCGTGGGCGGTgggggcggaggcggcggcgccactgccactgtggGCATCACCCCGATCGAGGGCTGTGCGATCTGGGCCTGAGCCATCTGCTGTTCGTACGAGGA from Drosophila pseudoobscura strain MV-25-SWS-2005 chromosome 4, UCI_Dpse_MV25, whole genome shotgun sequence encodes the following:
- the Trx2 gene encoding thioredoxin-2 — its product is MVYQVKDKADLDAQLQQAGSKLVVLDFYATWCGPCKMIAPKLAELATQYADNIVILKVDVDESEDIAMDYNICSMPTFVFIKNTNKVEEFAGANAQRLEDVIKANI